One Ferrimicrobium sp. genomic region harbors:
- a CDS encoding DUF929 family protein: MPTTTTKRSRGPLAVGLVVVVIAAIVVAFLFTRKSNQSSSSPTSAVLGSAVPQDVLARVTDIPESVLTKVGVNPALVSPPQVIKGGKPLTLNGKPELLYVGADFCPYCAAERWAIVGALSKFGTFKGLELMESSGTDVYPDTNTFTFVHASYSSPYLSLVTREIETRTHAPLQTLTTKENDLLQIYDVPPYVPSTQYDGSIPFVDFANKFVIDGASYSPQVLAGLNWQTIAATLSDPSSPVAKSIGGTVNEITAAVCVMTHNQPGSVCKTSLIHSLQKKL; this comes from the coding sequence ATGCCAACTACCACTACCAAGCGAAGCCGGGGACCGCTAGCGGTCGGGCTCGTGGTGGTCGTCATCGCCGCCATCGTGGTGGCTTTTCTCTTCACTCGTAAATCCAATCAATCGAGTTCGTCACCGACTTCTGCGGTGCTGGGCTCTGCAGTGCCCCAGGATGTGTTAGCACGCGTCACCGACATCCCCGAGAGTGTGCTCACTAAGGTAGGTGTCAACCCGGCGTTGGTCTCCCCTCCACAGGTGATCAAAGGGGGTAAGCCGCTCACGCTCAATGGCAAGCCTGAACTGCTCTATGTAGGGGCGGACTTTTGCCCGTACTGCGCGGCTGAGCGCTGGGCCATCGTTGGGGCACTCTCGAAGTTTGGGACCTTTAAGGGGCTAGAACTCATGGAGTCGAGCGGTACCGATGTCTATCCTGACACGAATACCTTTACGTTTGTGCATGCGAGCTATAGTTCTCCGTATCTATCACTGGTCACTCGGGAGATAGAGACACGGACCCATGCGCCACTGCAGACACTCACCACTAAGGAGAACGACCTCCTCCAGATCTATGATGTGCCACCGTATGTCCCTTCGACCCAATACGATGGGTCCATCCCCTTCGTCGATTTTGCCAACAAGTTTGTGATCGATGGGGCGAGCTACTCTCCCCAGGTACTCGCTGGCTTGAATTGGCAGACCATCGCGGCGACGCTGTCGGACCCGAGTTCCCCCGTTGCGAAGTCCATTGGAGGGACGGTGAACGAGATCACCGCGGCGGTCTGCGTGATGACCCATAACCAACCAGGATCGGTATGCAAAACCTCACTCATTCACAGTCTCCAAAAGAAGCTCTGA